From Woronichinia naegeliana WA131, the proteins below share one genomic window:
- a CDS encoding IS630 family transposase, translating into MLTLNFLDQKTKKELQKALKTEEHAVTRERILIMLLRNEGKTYDEISGLLGCCKRQVWYWCNNGNPKQIESLRDKRKKGNHRKVTEEYIEKLTEIIIKEPEEFGYEFGRWTVARLSTHMEKETGILLGNTQLRNMLKKKRFVYIWAKYSLEDKKDEQKREEFRKKVEEYKKLLKEKPESIQIWFWDESGFSLRVIRRKHWTKKGKRKKVRGDRRKGTVNVMGGIRYTDKKRWVDLIPTGNSQNFKSVLLKFYKDIQREWIEQGNKKEDFEKNGLKIVIILDNASFHKKQEILDESTEEMPNIILEFLPPYSPDYNLMELVWHSAKEYIANKLFKSIEELESLIHKLLNEGGLTICWGRKIKNKGSSIIAS; encoded by the coding sequence ATGCTGACGTTAAACTTCTTAGACCAAAAGACCAAGAAAGAGCTACAAAAAGCCCTTAAAACGGAAGAGCACGCAGTTACAAGAGAGAGAATATTGATTATGTTACTGAGAAATGAAGGAAAAACGTATGATGAAATATCAGGATTATTAGGATGTTGCAAACGACAAGTGTGGTACTGGTGCAATAATGGAAATCCGAAACAGATAGAAAGCTTAAGAGACAAAAGAAAAAAAGGAAATCACAGGAAAGTAACAGAAGAATACATAGAGAAATTGACGGAGATAATAATCAAAGAGCCTGAAGAGTTTGGATATGAATTTGGACGTTGGACAGTAGCAAGACTATCAACTCATATGGAAAAAGAAACGGGTATATTGTTAGGAAATACACAACTTAGAAATATGCTTAAAAAAAAGCGATTTGTCTATATTTGGGCAAAATATAGTCTAGAAGATAAAAAAGATGAGCAAAAAAGAGAGGAATTTAGAAAGAAAGTTGAAGAGTACAAGAAGCTTTTGAAAGAAAAGCCAGAATCAATCCAGATATGGTTTTGGGATGAAAGTGGCTTCAGCTTAAGAGTAATACGGAGAAAACATTGGACAAAAAAAGGAAAGCGTAAAAAAGTGAGGGGAGATAGAAGAAAAGGAACAGTCAATGTAATGGGTGGTATTAGATATACTGACAAAAAACGGTGGGTTGATTTGATTCCCACTGGTAACTCTCAGAACTTCAAGAGTGTATTATTAAAATTTTACAAAGACATACAAAGAGAATGGATAGAACAAGGAAATAAAAAAGAAGACTTTGAAAAGAATGGTCTGAAGATTGTGATTATTTTAGATAATGCGAGCTTCCACAAAAAGCAAGAAATTCTAGACGAGAGCACGGAAGAAATGCCAAACATTATTTTGGAGTTTTTACCCCCCTATAGTCCCGATTATAATTTAATGGAATTGGTATGGCATTCAGCAAAAGAATATATTGCAAATAAATTATTCAAATCAATTGAAGAATTAGAATCTCTCATCCATAAACTTCTTAATGAAGGTGGATTGACAATATGTTGGGGACGTAAAATCAAAAACAAGGGCTCAAGTATTATTGCAAGTTAA
- a CDS encoding IS4 family transposase, which produces MTTAAVEEYKIMLSVGDTTFLDYRNIKEKREGYGPTGKGGNGLILHSALAIEPEKGQVLGLLWQKLWNREVKEKPPTDETAKQKKERQKEQRKAARQRPFEEKESYKWVEALNTCEKQVESSTRVIHVFDREGDVSEVFDSVRQLKHTGVLVRASHNRSLDKNSERLWQHLESEPIRFHQEIEIPSTGKRKARKVKLAVRFCSVNLRTPYRFDNRDPLNVYAVYATEIDCPEGETPLSWMLLTTEVVETIEMAVTILRWYTYRWRVEEFHKVLKSGCQSERYRLASDGMKTLLGFLSVIAVELLHVTYLHRTQPDALAIEILNPLQLQVLKAAASQKLPPILTVAWAVESVAFLGGYLEHRRKTPLGIQVLWRGWLKLHDLCQGWQLAIRT; this is translated from the coding sequence ATGACAACTGCCGCCGTAGAAGAATATAAGATAATGCTATCAGTCGGAGATACGACCTTCTTAGATTATCGCAATATCAAGGAAAAAAGGGAAGGGTATGGGCCGACTGGAAAAGGAGGGAATGGATTAATACTGCATAGTGCTTTAGCAATTGAGCCAGAAAAAGGACAAGTATTAGGTTTATTATGGCAAAAACTGTGGAATAGGGAGGTAAAAGAAAAGCCCCCAACAGATGAAACGGCGAAGCAGAAAAAAGAAAGACAGAAAGAACAAAGAAAAGCAGCTCGTCAAAGACCATTTGAGGAAAAAGAATCCTACAAATGGGTAGAGGCTCTAAACACCTGTGAGAAACAGGTAGAAAGTTCAACGAGGGTAATTCATGTATTTGACAGAGAAGGAGATGTTTCAGAAGTCTTTGACTCAGTGCGTCAACTCAAGCATACAGGAGTGCTGGTCAGAGCGTCTCATAATCGTAGTTTAGACAAAAATAGTGAACGACTTTGGCAACATTTGGAATCAGAACCGATTCGTTTTCATCAAGAAATCGAGATTCCGAGTACAGGAAAAAGAAAAGCACGGAAGGTTAAGCTTGCCGTCCGATTTTGCTCAGTTAATCTACGAACTCCCTATCGTTTTGATAATCGTGACCCGTTGAATGTCTATGCTGTTTATGCGACAGAAATCGATTGTCCCGAAGGCGAAACTCCTTTATCTTGGATGCTTCTGACTACAGAAGTTGTTGAGACTATTGAGATGGCTGTCACTATTCTTCGTTGGTACACCTACCGATGGCGGGTTGAAGAATTTCATAAAGTCCTTAAGTCTGGTTGTCAGAGTGAGCGTTATCGACTTGCCTCTGATGGAATGAAAACTCTTTTGGGTTTTTTAAGTGTCATTGCTGTTGAACTTTTACACGTTACTTATCTTCATCGTACCCAGCCCGATGCTCTCGCGATTGAAATTCTTAATCCTCTTCAACTTCAGGTGTTAAAAGCAGCCGCCTCTCAAAAACTTCCCCCTATTTTGACTGTTGCTTGGGCTGTCGAGTCTGTTGCTTTTCTTGGTGGTTATCTTGAACATCGTCGTAAAACTCCTCTCGGTATCCAAGTCCTTTGGCGCGGTTGGTTGAAGTTGCATGACCTTTGCCAAGGCTGGCAGCTTGCAATCCGCACTTAA
- a CDS encoding ISL3 family transposase, producing the protein MPSNSELSLLTKCLDLDDVKVINFGFIPEFGLVISVENKCPIVECPKCQSKTGRVNRNDSQLIRDLPMMGKMVHLNINRRQMRCQKCGHKFVEELSYVKKNRKFTNRMVEKIIKEVINSDIKNTALNNEVSEQEIQTMLKDKGEELKKGKPVGLKKLGIDEIALEKGKQNYCAVLVNIETGELLGILEKRNKEELIKYMKEWGEEVLLGIEEVSIDMWRPYQKVAEEMMPEAEVVVDRFHVMKQINEELDKARRSAKREMELRIKKAKNKKKKQELKSQLEILKNSKYVLLKNREDLEEEEVKKMDDILKNYEELGSTYRLKEKLRQIFRAC; encoded by the coding sequence ATGCCTTCTAATAGTGAATTAAGCCTTTTAACTAAATGTTTAGACTTAGATGATGTAAAAGTCATCAATTTTGGATTCATACCTGAGTTCGGTCTAGTCATTTCAGTGGAGAATAAATGTCCAATAGTAGAATGCCCTAAATGTCAAAGCAAAACGGGTAGAGTAAATAGAAATGATAGCCAGTTGATTAGAGATTTACCGATGATGGGTAAAATGGTTCATTTAAATATTAATCGTCGTCAAATGAGATGTCAAAAGTGCGGTCATAAATTTGTCGAAGAATTAAGCTATGTGAAGAAAAACAGAAAATTTACCAATAGAATGGTAGAGAAGATTATCAAAGAAGTCATCAATAGTGACATAAAAAATACAGCGCTCAATAATGAAGTGAGTGAGCAAGAAATTCAAACAATGCTAAAAGACAAAGGAGAAGAACTAAAAAAGGGGAAGCCAGTAGGGCTGAAAAAGTTAGGGATAGATGAAATAGCGTTAGAAAAAGGTAAGCAGAATTATTGTGCAGTATTAGTAAATATAGAAACGGGGGAGCTGTTAGGGATATTAGAAAAGCGAAACAAGGAAGAATTGATAAAATACATGAAAGAATGGGGGGAAGAAGTGCTTTTAGGTATTGAGGAGGTAAGTATAGATATGTGGAGACCCTATCAAAAAGTGGCGGAAGAAATGATGCCAGAAGCGGAGGTAGTGGTGGATAGATTTCATGTAATGAAGCAGATTAATGAGGAGTTAGATAAAGCGAGAAGAAGTGCGAAAAGAGAAATGGAATTAAGGATCAAAAAAGCAAAAAACAAAAAGAAGAAACAGGAATTAAAAAGCCAGTTAGAAATACTTAAAAATAGCAAATATGTCTTACTGAAAAATCGGGAAGACTTGGAAGAAGAAGAGGTGAAAAAAATGGATGATATCCTCAAAAATTATGAGGAGCTGGGGAGTACGTATCGCCTAAAAGAAAAGCTAAGACAGATATTTAGGGCTTGCTGA
- a CDS encoding transposase: MLEWWTKNFASCELGDERLNNRAFSIGKKLSEGFGKALSEVFKGGNELKRAYEFLGIRKQTLSR; the protein is encoded by the coding sequence ATGTTGGAATGGTGGACAAAAAACTTTGCCAGTTGTGAATTGGGAGACGAGAGGCTAAACAATCGTGCCTTCTCGATTGGGAAAAAGTTAAGTGAGGGGTTTGGAAAAGCCTTATCAGAAGTGTTTAAGGGAGGAAACGAGTTAAAGAGGGCCTATGAATTTTTGGGAATCCGAAAACAGACTTTGTCAAGATAA
- a CDS encoding IS3 family transposase: protein MVAPKHSELCIQRQCELLGINRSSYYYEPKEISSEELTLLRLLDEQYMKTPFYGSRKMTVYLNTLGYEVNRKRVIRLMNQMGIQAIYPKKRTTLRNPEHQIYPYLGLAEKVKKRKKCGLGKYGLKKHR from the coding sequence TTGGTAGCCCCCAAACATTCTGAATTGTGCATTCAACGTCAATGTGAATTATTAGGAATAAATCGTTCGAGTTATTATTACGAACCAAAGGAAATTAGTTCCGAAGAATTGACACTATTGAGACTGTTGGATGAACAATATATGAAAACACCATTTTATGGGAGCAGAAAGATGACAGTATACCTCAACACATTAGGTTATGAGGTAAATCGAAAAAGAGTAATACGATTGATGAATCAAATGGGAATACAAGCAATTTACCCCAAGAAAAGAACAACGTTGCGAAACCCTGAGCATCAAATTTATCCTTACTTAGGGCTTGCTGAAAAAGTCAAAAAACGAAAGAAATGTGGGTTAGGGAAGTATGGACTGAAAAAGCATAGATAA
- a CDS encoding transposase has translation MSNKKKQYGAQFKAKVALEAIRGEKTVSELASQYEIHPTMINGWKRKVLDEASQIFETENQGKEIKENAETQINELYRQIGKLKVERDFLVDRSVQLGLPTEKPW, from the coding sequence ATGAGCAACAAGAAAAAACAGTATGGAGCCCAGTTCAAAGCCAAAGTCGCCTTAGAAGCAATTCGAGGAGAGAAAACGGTATCTGAATTAGCCAGTCAATATGAAATTCATCCAACAATGATTAATGGATGGAAACGAAAAGTATTAGACGAAGCTAGTCAAATCTTTGAAACAGAAAACCAAGGAAAAGAAATCAAAGAAAATGCTGAAACTCAGATAAATGAGCTATATCGGCAAATAGGAAAGCTAAAAGTCGAGCGAGATTTTTTAGTGGACAGGTCGGTACAATTGGGGCTACCGACCGAAAAACCTTGGTAG
- a CDS encoding transposase has protein sequence MQLCQRLEQILENLRPAFSREATYQWFILLAWGVVLNSQPSAITSYVNALGLTESYYHQALHWFESKAFNVKGLTLGWSKWVSQHENLYRIKEKRVYVGDGIKVGKEGRKMPGVKRLHQESGNVAKPEWIRGHYFNALSVLVGAGKACFALPLVLRLDDGIKSKATAKEGKKGSKKEKTTLVTKMGELCTTYAEAGSYVILDAYFACGAVLKSFRQNALHLITRVRCSTVAYAPFSSVPTLRGKGRPRLWGSSIKLESLFALVEDFPTAKVWLYGQQVSVSYQCFEFHWDSPHQLVKFVLTQLPNGQRLILLSTDLCLTGPEIIAAYGLRFKIEVTFRQLIHLLGGFAYRFWLKALPTLPTWPSNLILPDYPQTVQTQILNKVEAFERFVNLHVIVLGLLQILSLELPQGIWANFPRWFRTLPSHGYPSERIAQLAIQHQAPMIFPQSPPSLLLPKFLAAKLDPFPSPDRLTLAA, from the coding sequence ATGCAACTATGTCAGCGACTAGAGCAAATCCTAGAGAATCTCCGTCCCGCCTTTAGCCGAGAAGCAACGTACCAATGGTTTATCCTATTAGCCTGGGGAGTAGTGCTCAACAGCCAACCGAGCGCAATAACAAGCTATGTCAATGCCTTAGGGTTAACAGAGAGCTACTACCATCAGGCACTACATTGGTTTGAATCCAAGGCATTTAACGTCAAAGGACTGACCTTGGGATGGTCGAAGTGGGTAAGTCAGCATGAAAATCTATATCGAATCAAGGAAAAACGAGTGTATGTGGGGGATGGAATCAAAGTGGGGAAAGAAGGGCGCAAGATGCCAGGGGTAAAACGACTACACCAAGAATCCGGAAATGTGGCGAAGCCAGAATGGATAAGGGGGCATTACTTCAATGCCTTGAGTGTTTTGGTGGGAGCAGGAAAAGCCTGCTTTGCCTTGCCCTTAGTGTTGCGGCTAGACGATGGCATCAAGTCCAAAGCAACGGCAAAGGAAGGGAAAAAAGGCAGCAAAAAAGAGAAGACTACTCTAGTCACGAAAATGGGGGAGCTTTGCACTACCTACGCAGAGGCGGGAAGCTATGTGATTTTGGATGCTTACTTCGCTTGTGGAGCAGTGCTCAAAAGTTTTCGCCAAAATGCCTTGCATCTCATCACCCGAGTGCGTTGCTCTACAGTGGCATATGCTCCCTTTTCTTCCGTTCCGACCTTGAGGGGGAAAGGACGACCACGGCTTTGGGGGAGTTCAATAAAACTAGAAAGCCTGTTTGCTCTTGTGGAGGATTTTCCCACCGCTAAAGTCTGGCTCTATGGTCAACAAGTCTCCGTTTCTTATCAGTGCTTTGAGTTCCACTGGGATAGTCCCCATCAGCTCGTTAAGTTTGTCCTCACCCAATTGCCCAACGGACAAAGACTGATTCTGCTTTCTACTGACCTCTGTTTGACTGGACCTGAGATTATTGCCGCTTACGGTCTCCGATTTAAGATTGAAGTCACTTTTCGTCAATTAATCCATCTTTTGGGCGGCTTTGCCTATCGTTTTTGGCTTAAGGCTCTTCCTACTTTACCGACCTGGCCTAGCAATCTTATCCTCCCTGACTATCCCCAAACTGTTCAGACTCAGATTTTAAACAAAGTAGAAGCCTTTGAGCGTTTTGTTAATCTTCATGTCATTGTTCTCGGCTTACTTCAAATTCTTTCCTTAGAGTTACCCCAGGGGATTTGGGCTAATTTCCCTCGCTGGTTTCGGACTCTACCCTCCCATGGCTATCCTAGTGAACGCATTGCTCAACTAGCCATCCAACATCAAGCCCCAATGATTTTTCCTCAAAGTCCACCTAGTCTGCTTTTGCCTAAATTCCTTGCCGCTAAACTTGACCCTTTTCCAAGTCCTGATAGACTTACTTTGGCCGCATAG